The Citrus sinensis cultivar Valencia sweet orange chromosome 4, DVS_A1.0, whole genome shotgun sequence DNA segment TTTCAGAACAGTAAATTAAGAACATTACACATTCAATTGTCTTCAGTTTACTGCTTTTTTCAACAAGAGCACAGTGTTGGACTGGAAGTTGAGGATCACCAACAGCCTTTTCAGTTTCTTCCAGAAGTTTCACTGGAGATAACTTTGCAAACTCACAGACCCTGTCTTGTGGTAAGAACTAAATACCCAAGCCCACAACGAGTACACACACAACCCAtcgcaaaataaaataaaataaatgaataaatataacatacaTAAACAAGATGAAGTGCACAAATAACAAGCATGCCGTGTCCCAATTGTAAGTCTTAAAACTTACTTGAGTCAAATTGTTGACCTGGATGTTGAATCTCTTAGTGATTTCCAATACTTCTCCTTTAGGCACTACTTTCCCTTAAAccagtaaataataaataaatcaaactgGCAATTGCTGAAATGCTCCATTAGTTGGTTAAATAACTAGAAAAAGTTCTAAATTTCCCAGTACCATGGACAAGAAATAGGCTTATGAGAGATTGGAAAAAGCTTACACCACTCTTGCATTGAGCATATAATTTTGACAAGAATGTAGATACAAGAGATCGTGCCAGATGAATGCAAAGTGTTtttccaataataataataaaagcacGTTAGACAATCATGGAAATAGGTAGAAAGATTCCCAGATCATACAtaataaatgaagaaataaacacataaaagaaaaaccatTTGAGTCATCAGCTGCTGCAATATATTAATGACAATATCCAATAGCACAGAAAGATTTGACTTTGCATGCAAGATCCttcatttttatgaaaaacgTAAGGTCAATTCACAAATGCAATTCACTTTATAAGCCAAAACAGTTTGTCCTTTTGCAGCTAGAAACATCTTATCATTTTGAGGGTAGACAATTGTAACTATTGATGTGACCCACAAATCCCATCTAATTTAACCTTGATGAATATAACAGCCAGTGAGTAATCATTAGGGATAATGCATTTGGCAAAATGCAATGCCATGTCAGAACATAGAAATCTAACCATTGAAAAACCACTCTGACTTATTTCGTGTATCGATTTTACGCATGATAGTAAGATGCTCCTCCTTAGTGTCTCCTCTCAAGGAGATTTTAATGTACCCAGACTCCTCTCCGCGCTTCACATATGCTCCAATACTTGTGGCCCTGCCAAGAAGCTTCAAAATAGGTCCCAACTTTATGTAATCCATGAAGACATAAATTATCGCAATCAAACAAATTGCAGGACATCAACCCACCTGTGTATCACCACCAAGAGCAAGGGCAATGGCACATACAAGAGAGCTCTTACCAGAACCATTTGGTCCAATTACTAGGTTTAGGCGTGATCCTGGCTTACAAATCAAGTGATCAAAGGTCATAAAGTTATGGAGCTCAATCTCAATAATATTTCCCGGCATGTAATCATCCTCTCCTCTGAAAGAAGTCATTTAAACACCAATAACCCTCAGCATTGCTTAACAAACGTGAAGCGAAATTATAAGAAACAGAAAATTGAACCATATGTAACACTTCAGTTTAGCTTCCAATACTCTTTAGCAAAACGAGCTCAATAGCGGTACTAAGCTCATTACGTTTATCTCCAATTTCAACCAAATTTGTTACTTTCTTCCATGTTTTCTTCACACAGCCGTGAAAAACATGACgcctattttattatttaaagaaaaaaaattgaacccaAAACCCTAACGCTAGCtcctaataaaagtaaaaacaagAATAACTGAATAAGTGATATAAGAAAGCCAAACAGAAAAGATGAGACGCTTATCTCTTCCAAATTCGTTTTCTTCTCCCTCATTATCTCACACAGAGCACACGCAAACACGGaaacatgaaaaacaaaacaaaaaaatgaaacccTATTTTACCAGACactaatgaaattataaacaCTAAAGCAAGCAAACAAGCAGCAAAAGATGAAATTTTGACCGTAATCAagcaattacaaaatgaacgAAAGAGCGATTGCGAGTGGAAGATGTGTACGGACCTGGATAGTTTTAGTCGTTTTACCCGAGGCAGGTCCATCGAGTTCGAAGAGAACAactaatgatttattttattttaaacaattaagaacaaaaaatgTTTTGTAAACTGATTATTGAAGCTCGATTGCGGATAAAAAATTTGCGAGTTTGCAATGGGCTGAGATCGTGATAAATGAGAATCGAAGCTAGGTTTCCCCGGGGAGTTTGTGAGCGTGTGCGCCCGAAGTCGGGGAAAAGGGCGCGAAAATAGATTTAGAAAGTGGGAAATTAAGAGGGCATTTATTAGTTTCTGCCATGTTTAGAAAAGCTATGATTATTAcatactaaaaaatttaataaatatgtgaTGTGATTGAacggaaaataataatataacttagCAGTCACCACGAGTCAATATCCTTCGTAcccgttttttttttttttttgaagccACTTCTAGAGAGAAGTGCATGTGGATGTAATATCCTTCGTATTACAATgacatagttttttttttttttaatacaatttgaattgaaatttttttttgtgtgtgtatttttttttattttaaggaagatattttcattttgttaaagtGTCGAtactattaataaatataaaatataaattttaatatattaacacaaaaaatatttatttttattgtattaaaatttatattttttttatattttaatgacaTTCTCACTTTAATAACATGAGAATATCTTtgacaataattataatgatttcttcctcttcaaatttaataaatcactaaGGGGCCCttctaaaattacttttagaatattcaaaagtgattttaaaaagataaaaattaattttgatatttaataattttttaaaaaaaatcattttgaataaaatctcCCGATCCTACATGCTACAACAAATGTTAAAAAGCAAGCAAAgtatacttttcaaaatctaattttgataataaatttttatacgTATTACAATTCCATAGATATCCTCAtatgtattataaaaatataaaattatccttattaattagaaaataaaatcattatcattaACTTTTAaggagattattattattattacctattatattaagaaacaaaattaatttaataatattaaatatttattgtatacacacaataaaaatatattttatatacgtatctataaatatgtaaaaaagttttattcaatattatgtttaaatcatttacatttttatagtagtttaatattaagatttaccaaatacatattaatgcttttaaaattatgacagttttaaaaataatttttaccaaatatttaattgattcttataacaattgattatttttatagtatagttaataacaattattttaaaaattataatattactaaATTGGCCCTATATCGAGGCATATGTAATATATacataatcatatatttatatgtgattcaaagtaataaaaaaaatcatacataTTACTATAGAAATTATCTAATCAAAGATCTCTAATTATTTAAGTTAgagacaaattaaaaaataaatgaacacggactataatatattgtatgttattttatagagtattataatttaaatttttaatttttaatttatctctaaatttaataaagtcagGAATGCTCACTGAAAAGCCactttataatattactatatgaTATTTCAACTAAAACATTTCCTTCGGAATTAAGTATTTATGTAtcttattttcagtttttgatGACCTATCCAgcaacaaaaatacaaaatatctAAGCCACTCGGCCTTCTCCAACTTGGAGAGCAGCAGTTCGAACCCCCACAATACATGTGGggtattttctttctcaaataaaattgagtgaaGGCAGTCTGCTTTCTTGCCCCAGTGCGAGGAGTAgacatccctcgaatatttaaGAGGGTTAAAATTTGGGCAGCGCTCCATTAGTATTGATATATATTGATCCCGATTATAGTCTGATTTGTACATATCAATTATattctcatataatatgagttgtaatctgaGCAATAAtatcatgtaataaaaaaaaaaaatacaaaatatctTCTCCatcttcaagaaaaatatctcCAATGCATTTTGACCACAGCTTCATTAAGCCTTTGCCATCCTCTTATCCGCTCCAGCAAATTAAAATGCACACAGAGGCAGAGGCAGAGCAATCTTCTTTAATCTTAATGCATGGCCGTAACTAGCATATGGTCTTCATCTCCAACTCACTCAACACTCCCTTCTCTCAAAACCCTTCACCCTCTCCCCCCTCCATCACTCTCCTCTTCTCCATCTTCTTGCTCTAACAAatacaatataaatattaacttaGTCACCAATGAAGCACTTGCACTACACCCTGTCATTGAATCAGCAACTGATGCCGCGGCATTGGCAAGCGCGGCAGTGCGTACTGCCAAAGATGCTGTGTCATTTGCTAATGGGGCTGAAGAGGTTTGCTTTGATGATGGAGAATGTGAGAGTGtgttgaaaatgatgaggAGGAGAAGcaggagaaagaaaaggacGAAAGAGAGTGATTTTTTGGATAAAGAAAATGGGGAACTTGATTATAATTTGGTGAAGTGTAAGACGTCTAATTTGTATTTGACCCCTAGTGAGGAGGCTGAAATTTGTTACTCTCTCAAGGTATCTTTCATCTTTCTCACAATTGATGTAGTTTAATTTTCAACTTCACATTCATCTATAATTCATTGGGTTATAGTTTAGTTGCCAAATTTGgttataaatcttttttttttttaatttttattgttaggAAGCTTGAACTTTTATTCAATGGGTTTAATCAACAGGGAAAGAGATAATGTGAATATTGAatgaatgttatttttaaatgaggATTGAATTGATGCTTCATTTTGATGGAAATTCTGCTGAATTTGATGTCTAATTTCAAAGTCTTTGCAATCGGACAGGAGGGAGCAAAGCTGGAAGAAGCTAGAAAAACAGTTGCACAAGCTGAAGAACATGAATCAATCTCAAAGCAGTTGGCTAAGGCCACAGGGATGAAACAAAGCAAAGTGGATAAGATTCTGTGTAAAGAAAGAGAATCGCAAGAGAGGATCATTCGAAGCTATCGCAGCCTTGTTGTCTCTATAGCCACTGGTTATCAAGGCAAAGGATTAAGCCTCAAAGATCTCATTCAGGTTACAACGCATTTTTCACTTTAGTGTTCTTTCCAATACTTagctaaaataatttatcttttggcATTGGCAGGAAGGGAGCATAGGGCTTCTTCGAGGGGCAAAAAGATTCAATCCAGAGAGAGGATATAAGTTGTCAACTTATGTTTACTGGTGGATTAAACAAGCTATTATTAGAACCATAGCAAACAAATCTAGAACTATTAGATTACCGGTGAGACCCTGTGCCTTCATAAAACATTTTGTTCTTAATTTGTTCGCATTGagaagatttaattaattatctagtAGCCTTGTTAGAGTAATGGGAGGTAAGCTGGTAATTAGTGAATGCATGGTTAGCTTGTTGTGTGTAGGGGAGCATGTCTGGGATGGTGGCCAAAATTGCTGAAGCTAACAATGTCTTGAGCAGAAGGTTAAGGCGAATGCCTACTGACAGTGAGATTGCTGAAATGCTGAACATCCATGTTTCAAATGTGAGGCTTGCTATTGAGAGAACCAGACACCCAATTTCACTGGATGGAGCTATAACTGATACAGGTTGCATGACACTGCAGGTGCCTCTCTTGAATCTTATATCTGAGTAATGAAATGTAAATGCTCTGTTAGTTCATGATATATAACTTTGTCACTTGGTCATCATTGAGTAACTTATCAACCCATCGCAGGATATCATACCAGGTCCAGATGAAACAATGCCAGAAA contains these protein-coding regions:
- the LOC102630560 gene encoding RNA polymerase sigma factor sigD, chloroplastic → MAVTSIWSSSPTHSTLPSLKTLHPLPPPSLSSSPSSCSNKYNININLVTNEALALHPVIESATDAAALASAAVRTAKDAVSFANGAEEVCFDDGECESVLKMMRRRSRRKKRTKESDFLDKENGELDYNLVKCKTSNLYLTPSEEAEICYSLKEGAKLEEARKTVAQAEEHESISKQLAKATGMKQSKVDKILCKERESQERIIRSYRSLVVSIATGYQGKGLSLKDLIQEGSIGLLRGAKRFNPERGYKLSTYVYWWIKQAIIRTIANKSRTIRLPGSMSGMVAKIAEANNVLSRRLRRMPTDSEIAEMLNIHVSNVRLAIERTRHPISLDGAITDTGCMTLQDIIPGPDETMPEKMVQKQLMKQELKELLQTLSEREADILRLHFGLDGQTPVSCKEIGRLLTLSRERVRQIRGIALTKLQQTNIRNNLKVYMV